The segment tgaccatcatgattgATAGTCCAAAAGGTAACGAAAATGGCGATACCGGAGACAAAGAAGTCAAAGACTCGGTAACGCACAAAGTTGTGTGTACTCTCAGCGGTCATGCAGATCGCGTGGTCAGTCTTGGGTGGAATCCTCACATCAGCGGGCAACTCGTCAGCGGAAGTTACGACTCGACTGCTCAGGTTTGGAATATTGAGACGCAGGAGCTGATCGCTACTTACACCGGCCATCGTGGCCCAGTATATTCATGCATGTGGAGTCCAGTTAATTCTGATTTAATCATCACTGGTTCTGTTGACTTCAGTTTGCGTATTTGGAGAATTTCTGATCAGCAGGTAGTGATGCCTGTGATGACTGAAGTCAAGAAGAACAAgagtaagaataaaaaatcaaagaactCAAAGGCAGGAGTAAGTAAACCTGCGGAATGCGAAGTCAGTATCGCTGGCGCTACTGTTGAATCTTCTGAAAGTCTTACATCAGAGTTGGATCAGCTGTCGATTAAATCAGAGACAAAAGTAACGagagataaaaaaactaaGAAGACTTTTTTACCAGTTTATCGTAAGATGATGAATAATAAAGACGTtgctttgaaaaattgtttgaaaatcGCGCGAAAAATGAAAGCTCAGAGCACTAAATCGTCAGATAATACTGACGGTGACAATGACGCCGATGATTTACTTTCAATATTTGGTGATGAAAATGAAATGATgtctgtaattaaaaatgaactgaCGACATTCACTTCGCAGGGCCAGCACACAATGGCAACGGAACTGAGCCTATGGACTGGCGATCTGCGGGACCAATTACAAAACGCCGCAAAAGAAAGACGGCTGAATGATTTCATGGTATCGTTGTCCCCAATGCTGTCCATGAAAACCTGGAAAGAAATGTGTGAAGCTTACGCAACTCAGCTGGTACTTGAATCAAATATAACCAAAGCAGTTGCTTATTTCTTAATAATCCACAAGATTTATCAAGCTATCGAAGTATTTATGGAAGCAAAAATGTATCGGGAGGCTTACACTCTAGCTCGCTGTAAACTAGACTCACAAGACCAGATGTTGGCTAAAATACTCGAGGTCTGGGAGAGCCATGCCGCCAAATCTGGACTGTACGAAGACGCAGCGCAGTGCTCGCTTCTTCTGGGAGATTGTATAAGAGCCGCTAAATTTATCGCGCGAAGGCCTGATGTTGTTAATCTAAAGACTGCCGCTGAGCTCGCGATTATTGCTGGTGACAGTGAGCTAGCAGAATCACTAGCTGACCAAGCCATCACTCAGTCTCTGCTGCAGTCTAATTACTCAGTGGCCAGGAATTTAATTGAACAATTCCCAGCAATACGGTATCGTTTGATTCATCTAGTGGCTCTAGAGGAAGTGAACAAAGCCCGTGCTATTGATGATGCCTTCGTTTGCTCATGGGTCGAAGGCAAGACATCTTGCGACTTGATCGGCGCATTACAAAAGAGTTATCAGCATTTAGAACCTCTAGAGGCCTATGGTAAGCTTGTAAATGTAACTTATCCGATTTCTCAAGACGAGTCGAGTCTCTGGTTGTCAGTCAGCCATAACCTGGCTCTGGCAGCCAGCAACGATGACCAGCAAATTTATCACATCGTAGCCGCTCTGGGCATAATTTCACAGTACGAAATAATGAAACCTAAAAATGAACCACGCATCAGTTACTTACTAAGTATTCTAGCTGTTTTGAAACCTTTTACCGCAAGTTTTGATGATGACAAACCAATCTTCAAAAGCTACCGCGCTTATCTGTGTCTCGCTCTCAGCAGCTGGCTAGTTGATAAACTCAACGGATCTCCAGAGTCTACTGATAATCTAGATGTCAATAATGTCGTAGATATCATCAAGAAGACTCTAGCAGACGGTCTAGACCCCGCAGCAGTCAAGTACTGGACAGTGACATCCGAAATATCAAAACTCGAAGCTTCACTTGCTACCACAATCGGCAGCTCGTCGAAAGACAATCAAGAAGCTGATGATAGTGAACCCACTAAAGTAAATGGTGATTCTCATTCAAGTCTAAGGGAGCGACTGAATAAAGTTCGAttggaaaaaaagaaattcatCGATGAACGTAATTGTGTACCTAGTCCCATTGTTATCTACAGTAAAGTCACCGAATTATCAAGTCTTCTAAATGATGAAGAGTcggaattcaaaaatattatcacAGGATTGTGGACTAAAGCtgtatcataattaaataatttatttttatattttttataatttttttattaaagtatgaattgtatttaataaaaaaatataattatgaacTAACACGCCAGAATAATAATTCTCTGTCACTACCAGCGCACACGTATGGTAACTTGTAGTGCCAATTAAGACCACCAATGAGTTTTAATTTACCACTCAGTACAAcatgttttgtttttaaattaataactttaagtATATTGTCCGGTCGGCCGATACCCGCCACCAGATTCTCATTGCCccgtgaaaatttaattaccaaaCTACCTTCTGTATGAAGCGTGCGGCTGAAAACTGGTCGGCTGCAagcacataaataaattattgcaacTGTAATAAATTGTCTAGGTGTTTGATAATTACCTGGGCCGAGAGACATCCCAGACAAGTAATTCGCCAGCGGAAACGCAAGCGACTTTCAGGGGATTGAGGCTCCAGTCGGCAGACATGAGTGGAACGACACCGGCGTCCATTGACATTATGGCTTTTTGACTCCTTACATTATACAGACGTATGAGTCCATTTTTTTCAGCAACCAACAGCTTGCCGGACTCTTCATTGTGCCAGCAGACACTCATCCCAGGAGATTTTAAGTAGAAAGTTGCTACTAATTTTGGAGTTTCTTTTACTGCCCATAGTTTACACGTGTGATCATCTGATACTGATGCTAACAGTTCACCCTCTGATTCGTATGCTATCGCGTTAATATAATCTTTGTGCCCTTCTAGAACCTGAAAcccgatttaaaattattttctcttgataccagcatcgaaactttaagtttcagTGCAATAGTCtgggtgatgtcagccctaggtagccaacttcaccctggtctgaaatcATCCCCTGTCACGtaatatccctgattaaacaactgaattcgatcgaattaaacagaattaaatttttaactctattgaattcagataaattctgttaattcgtcGCCTagcttaaaaatgaattctgtctaattcggcaggaaaaacagaatttgtccaaattaaaacgagtttaaataattctattcgatTTAAtcctgattaattcgaaagtaattatccaatttctggttctgaatccgaattaaagtgaattaaaacgaatttgaaatttttaaaatgatagtaaagttagcagacattcgaaattaaaaaacattttttttaacagataaataatgaaaaaaatatatttttaaaaaaatgcacatgtcgaaaatttcataaactatacgtgcaatttttcaaaatattttttttaatgttcatttttttgtaaaaaccatccaaaaatttttaaatgtctgctaactttattctcaaatttttaaatcacttttattctgttcaattcaaattaaaattttcaattcagttgaattctgttttgcagaatttgacagaatataacagaattaaaatttttaattcggtcgaattcagtttaATCAGGAATTCTTTCATTAATTCCTACaataatgaatataaaatatttacctcGAAAACGTCTTTCTCATTCAAATCACTGTTGAACAATCTTATTTTAAAGTCAGAACCGGCAACTCCAAATGATAATACTTTAGGTACGACACTCAATGACGTTTCTGGACTCCATGCTAGCGAATGAATCCGAGTTTCATGATGGAATGTACGTAgtggagaaaaaataacttcttCTACATCATCATTGTCCTgtgatcaataaaaaaattattaaaaatattatcaactacttgaaattaaaacgagtacgaaaaattttttgttgactGAATAATTGTGCGGAAAAATTTACCGGGAATTTGATACTTCCAACTGACACTTCTTCGTCGAAAGCGATACAAATCAAATTTTGTGACCATTCAAAAGGGGAAAATTCAACTGCATGAACTTGTTcaggaaaatttaatttataagtcgGTGGACACGCTAATACTTCATCCATTTTTTTGACAGTgctaaaaaaaagaacaattaaataatttgaattttcatagaagcaaacaaatataataggttatataaccaaaaataaagtttcgaacgtatatttaaaattatgatttgcttaattttttattaaaattgtcaTGATAGTATTTACCTTATACAGGATTACAAATATGcggttgataaaaaattttgacagttattttgagtaaataatttaaatattaaaatcagtCGTGGTGAATAGTGTTTGTTTACATCGTGTGAGGTGCGCGTTTTTGTGGGAAAACTGTTATTTCTACTGCGCATGCGCTCCCGCGGTGATGCGCACGCGCcagaatttaaaatcaaagaaCGCACTTGCAAAGAGTGACGCACAATTTGGTGCGatcttctaaaatttttaaaaattcaatcagcTGCGCGcgcaattattttttgcggtttaaaattcaaaaattactttaccaaattttcttttaatgttTTCCTACTTACGGAAAttaagtgaataaataattattttttattgaatcttTGGAAAATAAAGGgagtgtaaattaaaatttcattgaaacgatcgattgaataattaaattttatgtaatagTATAGATATTAATTTGCCATAcggaataaatgaataatttattaacattcCGTCAGTATGATTGATTTATTCGTATAAAGTTTATAGAATAATTTAAACGGATTTGTAGAATATAATTtgacaaaataattgaatatattgtataattatatacattaatattatttattaattagtaaataaatttgtggGCAGAGAAATCCGTGGCACTTTAGTCTGGAATATGAATGATAAAACCACAAACGTGATAGCGATTGCCACGACGCGGCGACTAATGCCTCCCTATCGTTTATATTATTCCGCATACTGTTCCTGTATTgggtaataattactacatgcttaaattttaaacccgAATGCTTTACATTCAACCATTTTCCCCTATGTGACGTTCAaagtaattaatcatttatatttttctattatgattaaatttcatgaatGCTTTTGATCAAGTCATCGTTTAATACAAACATGTATTGTAATagttgtaaaattattttcgatttAATTCAATTGAACTTTACGTTAATTAACATTTGATAATGCGAACGTTTTTTgttgtaggggagggtggggcagagcggcccccctaagccaattattattttttgtggctttcaactataagatcactttacttttgtcctatttcgaacaaatttatggacattttgccaaaattctgaaaaaaaaaattttttttttgtggggcagagcggcccccctccaaaaagtgataaaaaaatttttttttttcgttttttttttttttttaaattgttttcatcattaagaatgtatttctttctcttgacaactatttttggttttatattactcgaaaaaaatttttaaaagtgtaaaaaatcgttcactctcgattaccttaattactaattgttatttaataaaaaaaaaaatcaattctatagttttactttacttcaaaaatttatcaactaaaaaaaaaaatttaatttttataaatttttagtgaccaaatttgcctcttacatagagaaacggccgaaaaatatgaaaaaataattttttcggaagtttcggttggtccattttgccccaggtgttatgcgtaggactagaaatgtggaattatactaattttttttttaatttgacgataaaaatatgaaaaaatcactttttcaaaattttgggcttgtccattctgccccaaatgtcatgagtaggggtaaaaatgcgcaaacatatcggatttatagtaattaggcgaaaaaaaaaaattttttttttgatcaaaatttcaggggggccgctctgccccaccctcccctatttattgaaaattattgtgttctttagtaattttgttgttgtttttaatTGCTATTCTAGTGTTTtgatgttaaattaattaatattgattagAGCGCAATCgcgtaattaaattaagttgtaggtataaaattttcataaaataatttttttgttttgtgtAAAACTAATTTCTTTTTGTTCCACttgattttattgatttacaaGACAAAAATAGACATAgtcgttaaaaataattgcacaATTATCGtctatttttagtaaataagaaataatttgggtataatttatgaaataactgattttagtgaaaaaaaaaaaaaaaaaataataagacagTTATTTGGAGGTACCATATCCAAacggttaaaataaaattagtgttTGTTTGAGTGTAACATTTGATTAGATAAAAAAgatgattaaaatatataaacatgaatattataaaagcaACCGCGACCCTAAATCCCACCGCGACCCCGAGAATCACTTGCACATTTTAGTTCTCTCAGTTTTTTTCATCTCAACCTCCAGGCatataatcaaattttcttcTCTCTAAACGCCTAGTGTTGCTCTCGTCTCCAGTCTCTGGATTTTATATTCTGAAAATACTGTTTTCAGTCTCTCGCATTTCCTGCAGCAcaagcaaaaaataaaaacgaattatttattttacacaagcaaaaaataaaataaaaaaaaaaaccaacaaattatcagcaaatttttttctttagcaaaaaaataaaaaaaatttcttatcaatttccgttataaaaaattaatagtattaAAAAGAAGGATAATTACCTCTGAATACTTAATCGGACTACTCAgcattaatgaaataattaaatcgatAGTAAAACTATTCTATTTTTATCTCTTCAGCAGactaataatgatgataataataataatcggtTAAGTGACAATACAATTAAAGTagttgatttattaataaattaactcgTCAATATTATACAGTACATTTAGTAGTAGAATTTAGTATAACGGGCTCTACAATTACAATTACAGTGGAATATCTAGCTAAAGGAGTGTGTACAATCAGTAAAATATAGGTCAATGTTCAACATGATCTGGACGAGGTTCAGCGTCATATATCTGAACACAGTTATCAGCAAATTGCCTAAGACATCAATACCTCGTTAGTGATCTATATGACATAAATGAcaacaaaaagaaaataaaagtacaataattcggtattatatataaataaaatgacagtTGGTGAAATTTGTTCCTGAGTTTgcagaaaaaataaagttactTTGGGGAATTGGTTATTTTTGGTACTGGGTATCTTATAGGACGCGCGGTATCATCAGAAAATAGTCCGAGGAAATTTATCAAGGACACGTCTCGTCATGTGGCAAGGCGGCCCGAGCAAGAACTTATATTCGCGGATTGAGTTGCGGTAGAAATAATTCGATATTTCCCAAGGCAACGCGCGCCCGGTAACGTGATACGAATTGTGATGCTCGATTTCAAGTTTCGATTTACGGCTCGTGCTTGGTTTACTAAATCGCGTTCCTCATTAAAGGGACGAATGAGAGTAGAGAGATGAGAAAGCTGCTGGTACTGCTTTTGCTTTTGCTTTTgcttattattatgattatacTCTTGATATTACTGGTACTAATCCTGGTACTAATATGGTGTTGCTGATGGTACATCAAATGCGTTGATGCTAATTTTGAAACCGTTCGTGTTTTCCGTATAACTATCGTGCCTCCATTGTTCCATATGTACTTCTATCAGCGCTATtgttttagtaattaattttaatacaggttttgatatttaaagttttaaaaaaaccacaaaatatGAGTTGTATAAGAGCATTGATTAATGGATTAAATAACGGATCATTTTTCAACCTCCtgtttatcaataatattaataatagatTGGGCTGCTAGCAAACAAGATCTATCGTCTCTTATAAATACGAGggaactttaattttttgttttggttTTTTCAGAGCTCATCGTAAACCGATGCAATCTCCAATCTAACTGATAAAAAGATAAAACTACCGGTTGGTTGGTTGGTATACAGTATAAACGCAAGTGCTGTTAAGCgaaaaagagagaaagagggAGAGAGAGTGTAAGGGTGGGGGTGAAAGAGACCGAACAGGATTACCCAGGTCCCAGTGAGCCGCGTCTTTCAATTTATTCCAACCGCGTTATTTTATTCCCGGAAGAGGATTTTCATCTTCCGATTTCtgtgaaaattgttaattatcttcaattgaactttatgtaaaaaatgtcTCTCCAAGTGTACGAGCAACTGCGAGTCgtgaaaaatgtaattaaaccTTCGAATGTTTTGTGTATAAACCAAATGGAAAAAATACACAGCAACACTttattcaataactttttttaatttttattcttttaaaaaatacgcaaagataaatatgaatttacTAGACATACTAATTCTGAATTAATCGATGACAATGAAATATCTCAGGACTcaatgataaattacaaatttgacATTAAAAGGTTTTATATGAACACAAGTCGTGTGACAACACCTGGCAAATAGTTGGCAGTTGCATTCACAGACTGCTGCCTTCACAagcactattattattattattattattattattattattattattattattatataactaTACAATAACTAGTATGTCCGAGGACGAGTGTATAGGGTTGGCATTTTGCCAAACTGAGTTTCACTATTATACGAGGATTAGTGCGCGCACAGTGTACACTATGTAATTACTACTACAGTAGCCTTCTCTTCTCCTCTTCTCTTCTCTCGAGTTTATTACAGGGATCCTCCTGTAGTACTCTCTTTATCGTCTGACTCCAAGTACAGAGTACCTTTTCACGTGGACATTCGTGTGTCCGGTTAACCATCGTAAACTTAACCCAAATGAGAACAAGCCTCTCTTATATACTGACTAAGTCTGACAGAAGAAACTCATTCAAGGTTATATAGAGTTTactttgttttaatatttttcggcGGTAAAACCACTGGATTAAAATCCTTTTAATACCTCCAGGAATCTGATGCATGGATGGATGTATGGTTTAAGTCAAATTTTAACggcaaattataattattttttatttatgcttgaaaatataattgtatCATTACCATTGTACAgttagtttttataaatttattcaaataaatggtTGAGAGtgcatataaaattaaaatcaatcaaGTGGTAGTTTTGCAACTATACGCTCGGTTTACTAGCAAtgtatttcaattaaaaatatatattcaagcATTGTAGATGCTTTTGTATGAGTATAAAGGTATACAATCAAGTATCGGGTAGGTTGGTTGTATAAAATCTATTTACGATCATCGTGATTGCAAATAAAGCACCTGGATTTAACGTCAGTTGTTTTAATTACATGGAAAATACACTGGTATCACtatgtttaatttaaacaattcattttattttatatacatatattaaaatggaaccggaaaataaattttacgtgtgtatgtattttttatgaagGGTAACCCATAACTTTGTCTTTGTTCGGAATAACTTcacacaatacaaacgttttttgtttattataatgtcctctagtagaaaaaacccGGAAAAGtcccagaaaaaattttatttttgacatatgacccatatgaggatggATGATAATGTCTGTGAATTTTTAtcaagagtagcccgtaactttttccctgttgagaataactcagcacaatattaacgttttttgttcattatgatgttcTCTAGTAGACGAAACCtaaaaaagttccaagaaaATTTGGTGGATGAGTCTTTTGAGTCAGAGAGTTTGAAAACGTTATTGaatgtaaaattttgagctcATAAAGCTGCAGTTTTCctttggaaaattttcaatttttatagcggaaataaaaaaagcataatatatattattacactgagaaaaaatttctctgtggacaattaaattggtttcgttgaattctattaaactaaaacttatttgggacaactaaattttattacgtcaatataatctattttatcatttttaacaaataatttaatagactctatttggttgacattaatatttctctctctaagataataaaatcatttggtagagttaataaaatatttatttaatggacaactaaactattttgtagtgccaacaaatccaaatattaaagcaaaatattattatagtaactctaataaatattacttagacacaaaaaaatatattcatttagaataaatatatatatttgttcgaggttaataaatatatatttgaatctaatgattattgatttaaaagttatggtgttaggcagcagcagctggagtagttcgatgctcaccactagatcgcgcccaccatttgtggtgtccctggtaagatacttatttcagagtttttatattccgTGAAGCATTTATGGGACGAGTTattcgctgaaaatttttaatagtaatataGTGATATTCTGTATTACACTATGAcataaatgtttaatattgatatttttcctgaacaatttttgtcatggtacgaaaaaaagtacttgtgaaggagataaataatttttctaaacatGTATTTATTGAACTGTCGAATCAATATTTTgtcatttcaaaataatatttaattattattcacaaCTCATTCTCTATAACAATCACTCATACATTTCACTATGTCGACTTTATAAACTCTACAGGTAATCAATGTGATTTTAAGCTTGCTACTAAAcgcgtaattatttttactaaatattttatagtttccaATAACTCGTTTTGTTGgtggattataaaatatttagttaaaacaaccaaatatatgattggcaatgggtaatcaaatcattttgttgtcatacctaaaatttagttgtcaggagaaaatttttttttcagtgtattaaAGCTTCAGTAATTGCCGAtataaagaatattatttttattcattcatacGTTGAATATAAGCCAGGAGTTTATAACAAGCGTAGCGTACTAACACTTAGCAATTGTCCATCCGGAAAGAGACATCAAGCGCAAATAATGGT is part of the Microplitis mediator isolate UGA2020A chromosome 11, iyMicMedi2.1, whole genome shotgun sequence genome and harbors:
- the LOC130677303 gene encoding gem-associated protein 5, coding for MNEVTLPPSPNWYLTTILSCARDGTVAWGSKNMIVVSKPPGVVTKARDYSVITDAHTDRVSSVSFCPDYGPGKRLLLSGGDENIIRIWDLETMSAVQSQSYLDSKQKVVGVDWSVSDPTHVCCVSVDGVILSWNTSFNACQTITLGKMTATCIRFCPHKSNIVAVGTKAGLVYVVNLQGSGSIIYKLRGHDTEITSLSWCPSKINIFNDGDGTSDDLLLASGAKDKSVFIWRAGGDGRFESQFTLPSAPQDSNQHRSKLSGPGHFTALCWIEPKCLLASSSFGELLAMDLGSGKKIWRLIHGHHARGLFSISSVPSADDQNENWRKSSRLVWTTAQDRQVVCSSINGNECHVEHSVPTQGGFIYCMASCPLDTSLIAYGSGDMVLRLWNLTEPHENSVNVTCMWQKIMGRVTAIAWHPTEENILAFGTAEGRVGAFDTNNTTKLPTLYRQHHRRTVYSLAWAPRPGSSKYGLYSCADNELVCFNPEKANEPPQVVIKKDCTEFAWKPDFGCVAIGFEDGSISFKDRELKACGKPIFVLKKAVQCIAWHPDSTLTDLEFSPMRNYMAVSTNTNKITIFDMTIMIDSPKGNENGDTGDKEVKDSVTHKVVCTLSGHADRVVSLGWNPHISGQLVSGSYDSTAQVWNIETQELIATYTGHRGPVYSCMWSPVNSDLIITGSVDFSLRIWRISDQQVVMPVMTEVKKNKSKNKKSKNSKAGVSKPAECEVSIAGATVESSESLTSELDQLSIKSETKVTRDKKTKKTFLPVYRKMMNNKDVALKNCLKIARKMKAQSTKSSDNTDGDNDADDLLSIFGDENEMMSVIKNELTTFTSQGQHTMATELSLWTGDLRDQLQNAAKERRLNDFMVSLSPMLSMKTWKEMCEAYATQLVLESNITKAVAYFLIIHKIYQAIEVFMEAKMYREAYTLARCKLDSQDQMLAKILEVWESHAAKSGLYEDAAQCSLLLGDCIRAAKFIARRPDVVNLKTAAELAIIAGDSELAESLADQAITQSLLQSNYSVARNLIEQFPAIRYRLIHLVALEEVNKARAIDDAFVCSWVEGKTSCDLIGALQKSYQHLEPLEAYGKLVNVTYPISQDESSLWLSVSHNLALAASNDDQQIYHIVAALGIISQYEIMKPKNEPRISYLLSILAVLKPFTASFDDDKPIFKSYRAYLCLALSSWLVDKLNGSPESTDNLDVNNVVDIIKKTLADGLDPAAVKYWTVTSEISKLEASLATTIGSSSKDNQEADDSEPTKVNGDSHSSLRERLNKVRLEKKKFIDERNCVPSPIVIYSKVTELSSLLNDEESEFKNIITGLWTKAVS
- the LOC130677304 gene encoding nucleoporin Nup37, which gives rise to MDEVLACPPTYKLNFPEQVHAVEFSPFEWSQNLICIAFDEEVSVGSIKFPDNDDVEEVIFSPLRTFHHETRIHSLAWSPETSLSVVPKVLSFGVAGSDFKIRLFNSDLNEKDVFEVLEGHKDYINAIAYESEGELLASVSDDHTCKLWAVKETPKLVATFYLKSPGMSVCWHNEESGKLLVAEKNGLIRLYNVRSQKAIMSMDAGVVPLMSADWSLNPLKVACVSAGELLVWDVSRPSRPVFSRTLHTEGSLVIKFSRGNENLVAGIGRPDNILKVINLKTKHVVLSGKLKLIGGLNWHYKLPYVCAGSDRELLFWRVSS